From Mucilaginibacter rubeus, a single genomic window includes:
- a CDS encoding GntR family transcriptional regulator: MKLSIDHKSPVPLHIQAEQLLRELIKDPAYQAGKLLPNEVELAKKLAISRTTLRQAINKLVYDELLIRKKGFGTKVASSKISSKSMNWLSFSQEMKARGINVKNYELHVSWVFPDESTASFFDISTDKKIVKMERLRGSSDNPFVYFISYFHPRIGLTGEEDFKRPLYEMLEDEYSTVANLSKEEISAIEANKFIADKLEIENGGPVLFRKRFVYDQGERPMEYNLGYYKAESFVYTVESRRT; this comes from the coding sequence ATGAAATTATCTATCGACCACAAGAGCCCTGTGCCTCTGCATATCCAAGCCGAGCAGTTGCTTCGCGAACTGATTAAAGACCCTGCCTACCAGGCAGGCAAGCTACTGCCCAATGAAGTTGAGCTGGCCAAAAAGCTGGCTATATCCCGCACCACACTGCGCCAGGCTATTAATAAATTGGTTTATGACGAGCTGCTGATCCGTAAAAAAGGCTTCGGCACCAAGGTTGCCAGTTCCAAAATCAGTTCAAAATCTATGAACTGGCTCAGCTTTTCGCAGGAAATGAAAGCGAGGGGCATCAACGTAAAAAATTACGAGCTGCATGTGAGTTGGGTATTTCCAGATGAGAGTACTGCCAGCTTTTTTGATATCAGTACTGATAAAAAAATTGTAAAAATGGAACGGTTACGCGGCAGCAGCGATAATCCCTTTGTTTATTTCATATCTTATTTTCATCCGCGAATAGGCCTTACGGGCGAAGAAGATTTTAAGCGCCCGCTTTATGAAATGCTTGAGGATGAATATTCTACCGTAGCAAACCTGTCAAAAGAAGAGATCAGTGCTATTGAAGCTAATAAATTTATAGCCGATAAGCTTGAAATTGAAAACGGCGGCCCGGTTTTATTCAGAAAAAGGTTTGTTTATGACCAGGGCGAGCGCCCTATGGAGTATAATCTGGGCTATTACAAAGCCGAAAGTTTTGTATACACCGTTGAAAGCAGAAGGACCTGA
- a CDS encoding glycoside hydrolase family 43 protein: MKKFFTYLMLGLLGTITACRSHAQQVEPTKQAAPYSGLIHVVLDRDFPDPTVISYNGKYYAYATQSPGDDGKMINIQMAWSTDHEHWTYAGDALPQKPSWASNTQNFWAPDVFFDAKLNKFVMFFSADPNELTGKWMGIAYADNPLGPFTDRGTPFMKGPSFHCIDPKAFVDPKTGKHFLYWGSDFQPLRVQEMKDDWSDFKDGSQPTVVVEPGKDKSYSSLVEGSWLDYDSGTYYLYYSGDNCCGTGANYAVMIAKADNPLGPFVRLGESDKTLNSTILVKDAVYTAPGHNSIFTDEKGNKFIAYHAIEVAHKEKGRVMCISPVKYQNGWPVVTK, encoded by the coding sequence ATGAAGAAGTTTTTTACTTACCTAATGCTTGGCCTGTTGGGCACCATAACCGCCTGCCGTAGCCACGCACAGCAAGTTGAGCCAACTAAACAGGCAGCACCTTATAGCGGCCTTATTCATGTTGTGCTTGATAGGGATTTTCCCGATCCTACGGTGATCAGCTATAATGGTAAGTATTACGCTTATGCAACCCAGTCGCCGGGAGATGATGGGAAAATGATCAATATCCAGATGGCTTGGTCAACAGATCATGAGCATTGGACCTACGCAGGCGACGCCCTGCCGCAAAAACCTTCATGGGCTTCCAATACGCAAAACTTTTGGGCGCCTGATGTTTTCTTCGATGCTAAACTCAACAAGTTTGTCATGTTTTTTTCTGCCGATCCCAATGAGCTGACCGGCAAATGGATGGGCATAGCTTACGCCGATAATCCGCTTGGCCCATTCACCGACCGAGGTACACCCTTTATGAAAGGCCCAAGTTTTCACTGTATAGACCCTAAAGCTTTTGTTGATCCCAAAACCGGGAAGCACTTCCTTTATTGGGGATCGGATTTTCAGCCGTTGCGGGTACAGGAAATGAAAGATGACTGGTCGGACTTTAAAGATGGCTCGCAGCCAACAGTTGTTGTTGAGCCGGGTAAGGATAAAAGTTACAGCAGCCTGGTTGAAGGCTCATGGCTTGATTATGATAGCGGTACCTATTACCTGTATTACTCGGGTGATAACTGTTGTGGCACCGGGGCCAATTATGCTGTGATGATAGCTAAGGCGGATAATCCGCTTGGTCCGTTTGTACGATTAGGTGAAAGTGATAAAACCCTCAATAGTACTATTTTAGTAAAAGACGCTGTTTATACAGCCCCTGGCCACAACTCTATTTTTACGGATGAAAAGGGGAATAAATTCATAGCCTATCATGCCATCGAAGTAGCCCATAAAGAAAAGGGAAGGGTGATGTGTATCAGCCCAGTTAAGTATCAAAATGGCTGGCCGGTAGTAACTAAATAA
- a CDS encoding zinc-binding alcohol dehydrogenase family protein, whose protein sequence is MKAIQLNGFGDVSNFNEAHLDTPAVKNDEVLIQIKAAAFNPIDFQMRLGLRESRLMRSPVLGRELSGIVIKVGPDVIGFEPGDEVMALAGSRGSNGSYAELMALNYRMIGRKPQNISFEEATAIPSSGLTAWHSFNRMQAAGSDSIFINGAAGGVGRFLIKLLKANGVTNIIATAGNKHSVAALQELGISFGKIINYHEPDLKGLLIAANKGRQFDYAVDLVGGVMAEMAADVLKMNGTYVDITFLGTSTTREILFDKGANILNIAAYAFAIENNLKWYGESLNYLAHLIETGEIDAPAVNVIGSLGVQTVQEAHRLMEANRIYGKKLVMKV, encoded by the coding sequence ATGAAAGCAATACAATTGAATGGTTTTGGTGATGTATCTAACTTTAACGAGGCTCATCTGGATACCCCTGCAGTTAAAAATGACGAAGTGTTGATACAGATCAAAGCCGCCGCATTTAATCCAATTGATTTTCAAATGCGTTTGGGCCTGCGCGAAAGCAGGCTGATGCGGTCACCTGTTTTAGGCCGGGAACTTTCGGGCATTGTAATAAAAGTGGGGCCGGATGTTATTGGTTTTGAGCCCGGAGATGAGGTAATGGCGCTGGCCGGTAGTCGTGGTTCAAACGGCAGCTATGCCGAATTAATGGCGTTGAATTACCGGATGATTGGTCGCAAACCTCAAAATATTAGTTTTGAAGAAGCTACGGCTATTCCCTCATCCGGATTGACAGCCTGGCATAGTTTCAACAGGATGCAGGCGGCAGGTTCGGATAGTATTTTTATTAATGGCGCTGCGGGTGGGGTAGGCAGATTTTTGATAAAACTATTAAAAGCGAACGGTGTCACAAATATAATAGCCACTGCCGGGAACAAACATAGTGTAGCCGCCTTGCAGGAACTCGGCATTAGTTTCGGGAAGATAATCAATTACCATGAGCCGGATTTGAAGGGCCTGCTTATTGCCGCGAACAAAGGTCGTCAATTTGATTACGCTGTAGATCTTGTTGGAGGCGTTATGGCCGAAATGGCAGCGGATGTGTTAAAAATGAACGGGACTTACGTTGACATTACTTTTTTAGGTACATCAACAACCCGTGAGATTTTATTTGATAAAGGGGCTAATATCCTGAATATTGCGGCTTATGCCTTCGCGATAGAAAATAATCTTAAATGGTATGGGGAAAGCCTTAATTACTTAGCGCATTTAATAGAAACGGGCGAAATAGATGCCCCTGCTGTAAATGTTATCGGTAGCCTTGGCGTACAAACTGTACAGGAAGCCCATCGCCTGATGGAAGCAAACCGCATTTACGGTAAAAAACTGGTTATGAAAGTTTGA
- a CDS encoding sialidase family protein, with protein MRQIFIWLMGVFAPVMVLGQHNAVNNKTIAWDQTTLKQVGNKNGNYARMIQLSNGNLFCVYENAGGIECITSNDLGKSWDEPVVIAKPVPGVNMAVPEILELKDHSLLASYNPRPHKVNGDWDTTKHFAIRTKKSYDQGKTWKDERLIYEARYNFDDGCWEPSQIQLPSGEIQLFFSNEGIYTKSNEQNISIFRSKDNGLSWTKQPEIVSFRPNHRDGMPVPVILKGKNEIVFSIEDNAGATFKPSIIRNNIGQNWKKTVGPDDAERTYALTPKLPDTVYAGAPYLRQLHGGETVLSYQSTQNRNHNWEQACMQVALGNSNAKDFLSVPTPFDIPLNKHGLWNALCVLNDDTIIALTSTNAFGKGTEIWMIKGRVVKKK; from the coding sequence ATGCGGCAGATATTCATTTGGTTAATGGGTGTGTTTGCCCCGGTGATGGTTCTGGGGCAACACAATGCCGTTAATAATAAAACTATTGCCTGGGATCAAACCACTTTAAAACAGGTGGGCAACAAAAATGGCAATTACGCCCGCATGATCCAGCTGAGTAATGGCAACCTGTTTTGTGTTTATGAAAATGCCGGGGGAATTGAATGTATCACAAGTAATGATCTTGGTAAAAGCTGGGATGAGCCTGTTGTAATTGCCAAACCTGTACCTGGTGTAAATATGGCGGTGCCCGAAATATTAGAGCTAAAGGATCATTCCTTGTTGGCATCATACAACCCACGCCCACATAAAGTAAACGGCGATTGGGATACCACTAAACACTTTGCTATCCGCACCAAAAAAAGCTACGATCAAGGCAAAACATGGAAGGATGAGCGCCTGATTTACGAAGCCCGTTACAACTTTGATGATGGCTGCTGGGAACCATCCCAAATTCAGTTGCCATCTGGCGAGATCCAATTGTTCTTTTCAAATGAGGGTATTTATACCAAATCAAACGAGCAAAATATTTCTATATTCCGGTCGAAAGATAATGGCCTAAGCTGGACAAAACAGCCCGAAATAGTATCCTTCAGGCCAAATCACCGGGATGGTATGCCGGTGCCGGTTATCCTGAAAGGGAAAAATGAGATCGTATTTTCGATAGAGGATAACGCCGGAGCAACTTTCAAGCCGTCCATCATCCGTAACAACATTGGCCAAAACTGGAAAAAAACGGTAGGCCCCGATGATGCCGAACGCACTTATGCGCTCACACCGAAATTACCAGATACAGTTTACGCAGGCGCGCCTTATTTAAGGCAACTGCACGGCGGCGAAACGGTGTTATCATATCAAAGTACCCAAAACCGCAACCATAACTGGGAGCAAGCCTGTATGCAGGTAGCTTTGGGTAACAGCAATGCTAAAGATTTTCTAAGTGTACCAACGCCATTTGATATTCCGCTTAACAAACACGGATTGTGGAATGCGTTGTGTGTGCTTAATGATGATACTATCATAGCGCTTACATCAACCAACGCGTTTGGGAAAGGGACAGAGATTTGGATGATAAAGGGGAGAGTGGTGAAAAAGAAATAA
- a CDS encoding winged helix-turn-helix transcriptional regulator: MIKENSSNAINKAFLYRSCRINGALDAIAGRWKALIVIHISEGNDRFSLLKGVMPGITDQTLGKQLKELEASGLISKTIIPAVPVRVDYTLTPKGQALLPILANLSEWSDM; the protein is encoded by the coding sequence ATGATCAAGGAAAACTCATCAAACGCTATAAACAAAGCATTCCTATACCGGTCATGCCGTATAAACGGGGCGCTTGATGCCATTGCCGGCAGGTGGAAAGCACTTATTGTAATCCATATATCTGAAGGGAACGATCGTTTTAGCCTGCTGAAAGGAGTTATGCCGGGTATAACAGATCAGACATTGGGCAAACAGCTGAAGGAATTAGAAGCATCCGGGCTGATCAGCAAAACTATAATCCCGGCGGTTCCTGTGCGGGTTGATTATACGCTTACTCCAAAAGGACAGGCACTATTGCCCATTTTAGCTAACCTATCCGAGTGGAGCGATATGTAG
- a CDS encoding SDR family NAD(P)-dependent oxidoreductase: protein MDQYALITGAGKGIGRSMAILLAQKGYNLLLVSRSENDLIALSAQIKTDYKVKADHLAIDLSGAGAALRAFDWAKSLNVPVSILINNAGLGVWGNFHELDLAAQTGMMQVNMNALTELSYYFIPVLKSQQQAFILNVSSTAAYQAVPTLAIYAATKAFVLSFSRALRYELKNTSIAVSCLCPGPTDTSFAQRAGMEALAELAAKFNMKAEEVAAIGIKGMFNKKAEIVPGFLNKLSAVAATHSPKSLIERVTAGLYKH from the coding sequence ATGGATCAATACGCTTTAATTACAGGAGCCGGTAAAGGCATCGGGAGGTCAATGGCTATATTACTTGCTCAAAAAGGATATAACTTGCTGTTGGTTTCCCGGTCGGAGAATGATCTCATTGCCTTATCCGCTCAAATAAAAACCGACTATAAGGTTAAGGCTGATCACCTTGCCATTGATCTTTCTGGCGCGGGCGCGGCCCTCCGGGCCTTTGACTGGGCTAAGAGCTTAAATGTACCCGTATCGATATTAATAAATAACGCGGGGCTTGGTGTTTGGGGAAATTTCCATGAATTAGATTTGGCCGCGCAAACCGGCATGATGCAGGTTAACATGAATGCCCTTACCGAGCTTTCATATTATTTCATTCCAGTTTTAAAATCACAACAACAGGCGTTTATCCTCAACGTATCCAGCACCGCGGCCTACCAGGCTGTGCCTACACTGGCGATTTATGCGGCCACTAAAGCATTTGTTTTATCATTTAGCCGGGCTTTAAGATATGAGCTTAAAAACACTTCGATAGCTGTGAGCTGCTTATGCCCGGGCCCTACGGATACCAGCTTCGCTCAGCGCGCGGGAATGGAGGCCCTGGCCGAACTGGCAGCAAAATTTAACATGAAAGCCGAGGAGGTTGCAGCAATTGGTATAAAAGGCATGTTCAATAAAAAAGCCGAAATAGTTCCCGGATTTTTAAATAAACTTTCGGCAGTAGCAGCAACACATAGTCCTAAAAGCCTGATTGAAAGGGTAACCGCCGGATTGTACAAGCATTAA
- a CDS encoding family 43 glycosylhydrolase, with translation MIKGIVCGLMMMVGFTAQAQDAAVKNQPPSPLFRDPIYDGAADPVLVYNKAEKEWTMLYTQRRANVQSPGVAFCYGTAIGVATSKDHGHTWVYRGALNLEHERGQNTFWAPDVVFDKGIYHMFVVYIPGVYSQWGGDSHLVHYTSKNLWDWKYEGPLNLPDHNIIDPTLMKLPDGKWHMWYKDQKLGSITMTAESNDLVNWKAQDKPAIEGRAHEGPKIFRFKDYYWMITDEWQGQRVYRSKDAKTWEHQGLVLDKPGHRPEDTPTGAHADVVVSEGHAYIIYFTHPGRKKHFEDGGLDADGAYSYSTKRTSIHAAELEFNGETLVCDRDKPFSFWLADVK, from the coding sequence ATGATAAAAGGAATAGTATGCGGTTTAATGATGATGGTTGGTTTTACTGCACAGGCGCAGGATGCCGCGGTTAAAAATCAGCCGCCATCGCCGCTGTTTCGCGATCCGATTTACGATGGTGCCGCCGACCCGGTATTGGTTTATAACAAGGCCGAAAAGGAATGGACTATGTTGTACACACAGCGCAGGGCCAATGTACAATCGCCGGGAGTGGCATTTTGTTATGGTACTGCCATTGGCGTTGCAACCTCAAAAGATCATGGGCATACCTGGGTATATCGTGGTGCGCTAAACCTGGAGCATGAACGCGGGCAAAACACTTTTTGGGCTCCCGATGTGGTTTTTGATAAAGGCATTTACCACATGTTTGTAGTGTATATCCCCGGAGTATACAGCCAGTGGGGCGGCGATTCGCACCTGGTGCATTATACCAGTAAAAACCTGTGGGACTGGAAATATGAGGGGCCGCTGAACTTGCCCGATCATAACATCATCGACCCAACACTCATGAAACTGCCCGACGGCAAGTGGCATATGTGGTACAAGGATCAAAAACTGGGGAGCATTACCATGACTGCCGAAAGTAATGATTTGGTGAACTGGAAAGCGCAAGATAAGCCCGCTATTGAAGGGCGCGCGCATGAAGGCCCCAAGATCTTCCGGTTTAAAGATTATTACTGGATGATCACCGACGAGTGGCAAGGTCAGCGTGTTTATCGCTCAAAAGATGCTAAAACCTGGGAACATCAGGGTTTGGTGCTGGATAAGCCAGGGCATCGGCCGGAGGATACACCAACAGGTGCACACGCAGATGTGGTGGTTAGTGAAGGCCATGCATATATCATTTACTTTACCCATCCTGGTCGAAAAAAGCATTTTGAAGATGGCGGCCTTGATGCCGATGGCGCTTACAGCTATTCAACCAAACGCACATCTATCCATGCGGCCGAATTGGAGTTTAATGGTGAAACTTTGGTTTGTGACAGGGATAAGCCATTTAGCTTTTGGCTGGCCGACGTAAAATAA
- a CDS encoding phytanoyl-CoA dioxygenase family protein, with the protein MATSYQKFTLGSTITPEQQAFFNQHGFIHFKNFIKPETVTDIINASKQVETTWLNNNTEKVNGVPIKYGKDLDGSPIVQRFAFINQHHSLLDEFTKDPRFQVLLNLIGEGSRLGTDEKDGMVFNHYVNGPESSFSKMGWHTDGLRDIFHGQKLNPMLNVGIHLSTLKPENGGLRILPGTHKQNLYQMLFRKKYFLDHDTDENEVAIIPNAGDLTIHDGRLWHRVAQSTVIGEASRRRVIYIPIIAGKYEPKHADSPTAFYQRFASIVK; encoded by the coding sequence ATGGCAACGTCATATCAAAAATTCACATTAGGCTCAACAATTACGCCCGAACAACAGGCTTTTTTCAATCAGCACGGCTTTATCCATTTCAAAAATTTCATTAAGCCCGAAACTGTTACCGACATTATTAACGCCTCAAAACAGGTTGAAACAACCTGGCTAAATAACAACACCGAAAAGGTGAATGGCGTACCTATCAAATACGGTAAAGACCTTGACGGATCGCCCATTGTGCAGCGTTTTGCTTTTATCAATCAGCATCACAGCTTGTTGGATGAATTTACCAAAGATCCCCGTTTCCAGGTATTGCTTAACCTGATTGGCGAGGGTTCCCGGCTGGGAACAGATGAAAAGGACGGAATGGTTTTTAACCACTATGTAAACGGCCCTGAAAGCAGCTTTTCTAAAATGGGCTGGCATACTGATGGCCTGCGTGATATTTTTCACGGGCAGAAATTAAACCCGATGCTTAATGTTGGCATCCACCTGAGCACCCTGAAACCGGAGAACGGTGGTTTACGCATCCTGCCCGGTACACATAAACAAAACCTTTACCAGATGCTTTTCCGTAAAAAGTACTTCCTTGATCATGATACCGACGAAAATGAGGTAGCTATTATCCCCAATGCCGGCGATTTGACCATACATGATGGCCGCCTTTGGCATCGTGTGGCCCAGTCAACCGTAATTGGTGAAGCAAGCCGCCGCAGGGTAATATATATCCCCATCATCGCCGGTAAATACGAGCCGAAGCACGCCGACAGCCCTACCGCCTTTTATCAACGTTTTGCAAGTATTGTTAAGTAA
- a CDS encoding cellulase family glycosylhydrolase: MQTKLKVLALALAMPLGMRVMAQQKAPAQVWSEAKAKTWYAQQQWLVGADFIPSTAINQLEMWQADTFDPKTIDKELGYAQGIGMNVMRVFLHHLAWEQDPEGFKKRMDEYLAISSKHGVKTMFVFFDDCWNKVPKVGKQPEPKPGIHNSGWMQDPGQPASDNAANSPVLEKYVKDVLKRFANDKRVLLWDLYNEPGNSDKGSRSLPLLKSVFKWARQVNPSQPISAGVWRWDLEELNKFQIANSDIVTYHDYTPEAEHLKTVQFLKMNGRPLICTEYMARPRNSLFGTVLPMLKKENVGAINWGFVSGKTNTIYAWDTPMPDGKEPKLWFHDIFRKDGTAYIPEETNLIKKLTGR; this comes from the coding sequence ATGCAAACAAAACTAAAAGTATTGGCCCTTGCCTTGGCAATGCCATTGGGGATGAGGGTAATGGCGCAGCAGAAAGCGCCGGCGCAGGTATGGTCTGAAGCGAAGGCAAAAACATGGTACGCGCAGCAACAATGGCTGGTTGGCGCCGATTTTATTCCAAGCACAGCCATCAATCAGTTAGAGATGTGGCAAGCCGATACTTTCGATCCAAAAACAATAGATAAAGAATTGGGCTATGCTCAGGGGATTGGTATGAATGTGATGCGCGTATTCCTGCACCATTTAGCCTGGGAGCAGGACCCCGAAGGTTTCAAAAAACGTATGGACGAGTACCTGGCTATATCCAGTAAGCACGGCGTTAAAACCATGTTTGTATTTTTTGATGATTGCTGGAACAAAGTGCCTAAAGTTGGTAAGCAGCCAGAGCCAAAACCAGGTATTCATAACTCAGGCTGGATGCAGGATCCGGGGCAGCCGGCATCTGATAACGCGGCTAATTCGCCGGTGCTTGAAAAATATGTGAAAGATGTATTGAAGCGTTTCGCCAATGATAAACGCGTATTGCTTTGGGATTTATACAATGAACCGGGCAACTCTGACAAAGGCAGTCGCTCGTTACCATTGCTAAAAAGCGTTTTCAAATGGGCAAGGCAGGTAAATCCAAGTCAGCCAATTAGTGCCGGCGTATGGCGCTGGGACCTGGAAGAATTAAACAAATTTCAGATAGCTAACTCAGACATTGTTACTTATCATGACTATACTCCAGAAGCTGAACACCTGAAAACTGTACAGTTTTTGAAAATGAACGGTCGCCCGCTGATTTGTACCGAGTACATGGCCCGCCCGCGCAACAGTCTGTTCGGCACGGTATTGCCAATGCTTAAAAAAGAAAATGTGGGCGCTATAAACTGGGGTTTTGTAAGCGGTAAAACCAATACCATTTACGCCTGGGATACCCCAATGCCTGATGGTAAAGAGCCTAAACTATGGTTCCATGATATTTTCCGTAAGGATGGTACTGCCTACATCCCGGAAGAAACAAACCTGATCAAGAAATTGACCGGTAGATAG
- a CDS encoding LD-carboxypeptidase has product MDRKHFISSLVTAGAVLSTSGAWANMPEHPVAKAGHQIPPYLKPGDTIGIISPSGYMSLAEILPAMQLMQSWGFNIAIGDNTGKKDFTYGGTDEERTADLQQMLDDPEVKAVMCARGGYGLVRVIDRLNFKYFKKHPKWLIGFSDITALHCHINRNFGIATIHSKMCNSFPDDWTKADAMQVATIQSIRQALTGENLSYSSPAVAQNRYGKAEAILVGGNLSLIATLSGTPSDLRTDGKILFVEDTHEYLYNIDRMFWNLKQSGKLSNLAGLIIGGFQLKPDIEGEEFGHTIYDIVTEKVKEYTYPVCFDFPVGHQKNNFALKCGALHAFEVNAEGSTLKTI; this is encoded by the coding sequence ATGGACAGAAAACACTTCATCTCCTCATTAGTAACTGCCGGTGCTGTACTGTCAACTTCGGGGGCATGGGCCAATATGCCCGAACATCCTGTTGCTAAAGCCGGTCATCAAATACCCCCCTATTTAAAACCGGGAGATACCATTGGCATTATCAGCCCTTCAGGCTATATGAGCCTGGCCGAAATTTTACCGGCCATGCAACTCATGCAAAGCTGGGGCTTTAATATTGCTATAGGTGACAACACAGGCAAAAAGGATTTTACATACGGCGGGACAGATGAAGAACGCACAGCAGACCTGCAGCAGATGCTGGATGATCCGGAAGTTAAGGCCGTCATGTGTGCAAGGGGCGGTTATGGCCTGGTCAGGGTTATTGATCGTTTAAATTTTAAATACTTTAAAAAGCACCCTAAATGGCTCATCGGCTTTAGTGATATTACCGCGTTACATTGCCATATTAACCGTAATTTCGGGATTGCAACCATCCATTCAAAAATGTGCAACAGCTTTCCGGACGACTGGACAAAAGCTGATGCCATGCAGGTTGCCACTATTCAATCCATCAGGCAGGCGTTGACCGGCGAAAATCTTAGTTATTCTTCGCCTGCAGTTGCACAAAACCGTTATGGGAAAGCCGAAGCGATCCTCGTAGGTGGAAACCTGAGCCTGATCGCGACACTGTCAGGTACACCATCTGATTTGCGTACCGACGGCAAAATCTTATTTGTTGAGGATACCCATGAATACCTTTACAACATCGACCGTATGTTCTGGAACCTGAAACAAAGCGGTAAACTTTCAAACCTGGCCGGGCTTATCATTGGCGGCTTTCAACTTAAACCCGATATTGAAGGCGAAGAATTTGGCCACACCATTTATGATATCGTTACAGAAAAAGTAAAGGAATACACCTATCCCGTTTGCTTTGACTTCCCGGTAGGCCATCAGAAAAATAACTTCGCGCTTAAATGCGGAGCACTGCACGCCTTTGAGGTTAATGCAGAGGGAAGCACATTAAAAACAATTTAA
- a CDS encoding formylglycine-generating enzyme family protein gives MKSKHISLPGIITALLLSSAIFQSCHTADHKDQNKTDTATSRPATATSAAAGFKVKVAISCTKNGMIREDSILYMHQGGESFQPTIVNVSNTSVNKADNDMAWIPGGTFSMGGVNPAGMTDGGMEAMDDARPVHRVLVDGFYMDKTEVTNAQFAKFVKATGYITVAEQKPTAEEFPGVPAEDLVAGSVVFTPPNQKVPLDDISQWWSYKKGADWRHPLGPGSDLKGKENFPVVQVAWEDAAAYAKWAGKRLPTEAEWEFAARGGKAGELYPWGNQLKQDGRWMANTFQGSFPNQDNAEDGETGLGPVKKYPANAYGLYDMAGNAWEWCADWYRNDYYNSFNPTVVARNPKGPADSYDPQEPGQKKKVQRGGSFLCTDQYCTRYMVGSRGKGEYRSATNHVGFRCVQDTKQSNQTKQVTQKSL, from the coding sequence ATGAAAAGCAAGCATATTTCTCTTCCCGGAATTATAACGGCACTGTTGCTGTCTTCAGCGATTTTTCAGAGTTGCCATACCGCTGATCATAAAGATCAAAACAAAACTGATACTGCAACTTCGCGGCCTGCAACTGCAACTTCCGCCGCTGCTGGTTTTAAAGTTAAGGTAGCTATTTCGTGCACTAAAAATGGCATGATCAGGGAGGATAGTATTTTATACATGCACCAGGGAGGCGAGTCTTTTCAGCCCACCATTGTTAATGTGAGCAATACATCGGTTAACAAAGCTGATAACGATATGGCCTGGATTCCGGGTGGTACATTTAGTATGGGTGGCGTAAATCCTGCCGGCATGACCGATGGCGGCATGGAAGCCATGGATGATGCAAGGCCTGTTCACCGGGTATTGGTTGATGGTTTTTATATGGATAAAACCGAGGTGACCAACGCGCAGTTTGCCAAGTTTGTAAAAGCCACCGGCTACATAACCGTGGCCGAGCAAAAACCAACAGCCGAAGAGTTTCCGGGCGTTCCTGCTGAAGACCTGGTTGCGGGATCTGTTGTTTTTACCCCACCAAATCAAAAAGTGCCATTAGACGATATTTCGCAATGGTGGTCATATAAAAAAGGTGCCGATTGGAGGCATCCGCTTGGGCCTGGATCCGACTTAAAAGGGAAAGAGAATTTTCCCGTGGTACAGGTGGCCTGGGAAGATGCTGCCGCTTATGCAAAATGGGCGGGAAAACGGCTGCCTACAGAAGCTGAGTGGGAATTTGCTGCAAGGGGAGGCAAAGCCGGCGAGTTATATCCCTGGGGCAACCAGTTAAAACAGGATGGCCGGTGGATGGCCAATACATTCCAGGGATCGTTCCCTAACCAAGACAATGCCGAGGATGGTGAAACAGGTCTCGGCCCTGTAAAAAAATACCCGGCTAATGCTTACGGCTTATATGATATGGCAGGTAACGCCTGGGAATGGTGTGCCGACTGGTACCGTAATGACTATTATAATAGTTTCAATCCAACTGTGGTTGCCCGCAACCCAAAAGGTCCGGCAGATTCATATGATCCGCAGGAGCCCGGACAAAAGAAGAAGGTGCAGCGAGGAGGCTCGTTTTTATGTACCGATCAATATTGTACGCGCTATATGGTGGGTTCAAGAGGTAAGGGCGAATATCGTTCAGCAACAAACCACGTTGGCTTCAGGTGCGTGCAGGATACCAAGCAAAGTAATCAAACAAAACAGGTTACTCAAAAATCGCTTTAG